GTCTTTCAATGTCACGCCTTTCCGGTCCAGCGGTATTCGGTACCGATGAGTTCGTAGAGCTCGTCGTTCCAGGGGGCGTAGAACTCGGCCAGGCGATTGTCGGTATCCCGATCTCGAGGCGGAAAGCGCAGGCTCCGGCTCCGGCGGTTCAGCTTTTCGGGTACCTCCGGGGCGTGCGCGGGGAGGTCGAGGAAGGCGAACACCTTCCGGGCGGCCGCGCCGCGATCCCGAAAGATCGTTTCCGCGGGGAGCAGCAGGACGTTCTCGGCGCCGAAGGTGTCTTGCCAGCGCCGGACCGCATCGGCGTAGATGCCGCTGGTCAGTACCGAGTGTCCGACCTGTGGGGTAGCGGCCGCCGTCGGGTACATCGCGAAGGCGTCGTCGATATACCGCGCGTAGTCGGTGAGATGTATCGCGTAGGCAGGATGATTCTGGCTGATCAGCAGGTCCCACTGGAAGTGGGCGTAAGCGCGCTCGACCGGATCGCGGAGAACCAGCACGATCTTGGCGTCCGGCCGCGCAGTGTGGTAGGCGTCCAGCATGATCAGGTCGTGCAGGCGGGGCTCGAAATAGCCGGTTCGGGCGTATCCGGTTCGGGCGATCACAGCATCGAATGCCTGCTGCGTCGGATAGTACGGCCGCCAGGTGGACGGAAGGGGCGAGCCCGGTTCCTGTGTCAGCGGGGCGAGAATGCTCCGGTGTTGCAGCAGTGCCGGTATCAAACTCGCAGCCCCACTCTGCGGCGGGCCGATACAGGCGAAGTCGGGTAATACCCGATCGTGCTTGAGCAGCCGGGGCAGTAGCCGGGGCAGTGGCACCTTATTGTGGTAATACGGCAGGGTGGCGTAGCGCGCCAGCAGGGAATTTCGCTCACCCGGCCGAGGCCGCGAATTCCGGCATGCCGGTTCAGCATCCATTGTTCGAATACGTCGTAACCGGCCAGGTATCGCTGCGCCCGCCGATCGGACGAGCTATCCGACTTCCGGCCCCCGCCCCGCGGCCCGAACGGGTCGGCAGGCGGTGGCGAAAGAAAAGACCGGGTGCGGGTTGGGGATTGTCGACCTGAACTGTCCAGCATGACTTCGAACCTCGGAATCGGAGATTGCGGAGTGAAGCTATATTTCGATCTTGAAGATCAAGTTAGTGCATCGGCGACGCCCGGCCAAATCGCTGTCCTGCGATCCGGTCGTGCCGACTTGTCGATTGTTCGGAAGCATTATCGACGTCCGCCCGGGCTATCTCGGATCCATAAATATGGCCGGCGGTCCGATGTGTGCCGCAAAAACAGTTACTGCTCGGATTCGGTCCGGATTCGCCGAAGGCGAGTGCGCGCCTGGTGGTGCCTGTTCCGGGTCCGTGGACCCTGGGGAGGTCGGGTGGGCGCCCCGGGATCGCCCCCGCGCCTACCTTGCACTCACTGGCGCCGAGTGCTAAAAATGCAGTTGGCACTCGTAATCGGCGAGTGCCAGGTCGGGACGGTGAGGCCGGAGCGAGACACCCGGTCGTCCGTCGCGGGCACCGAGCCTGGCCACGCAGCGTAGATGGAGCGGCCCACCTTGTGGCCGTTCTGTTGTGTCAACCTCATCCAACGGAGGATCACTTCGCAATGGCCAAGACGATTGCGTTCGACGAAGAGGCTCGCCGCGGCCTCGAGCGGGGCCTGAACAGCCTCGCCGACGC
Above is a genomic segment from Skermania piniformis containing:
- a CDS encoding sulfotransferase domain-containing protein, with amino-acid sequence MPLPRLLPRLLKHDRVLPDFACIGPPQSGAASLIPALLQHRSILAPLTQEPGSPLPSTWRPYYPTQQAFDAVIARTGYARTGYFEPRLHDLIMLDAYHTARPDAKIVLVLRDPVERAYAHFQWDLLISQNHPAYAIHLTDYARYIDDAFAMYPTAAATPQVGHSVLTSGIYADAVRRWQDTFGAENVLLLPAETIFRDRGAAARKVFAFLDLPAHAPEVPEKLNRRSRSLRFPPRDRDTDNRLAEFYAPWNDELYELIGTEYRWTGKA